One Aquarana catesbeiana isolate 2022-GZ linkage group LG06, ASM4218655v1, whole genome shotgun sequence genomic region harbors:
- the LOC141147845 gene encoding taste receptor type 2 member 143-like yields MDPNLLLTVTFLAVLFLETVVGISTNIFIICVMFIHDRKRKVAKAGDAILVALGIASICQGSSIAFDILARYFCPEIYKEMYVSYFVSFLVAYSDMSCAWLTACLFFFYFSKITTFSWRPLRWVKQKINTVVNWLILASEIASVFSCFPIIISLIKPKSNIGGNIFTNTSSDTYDIAPENIYLICTYAPVFIIIITIASSVASLNLHAKKMEKNVATTTNKNIKMYQYIVHNMFYLLLFYVMYYVLMFLLLFDVFPANNIGYWILLIVMFSLTPVQSLFLIVVTPKLKKAWIHVFSLIKEKVFVCLNVG; encoded by the coding sequence ATGGATCCCAATCTACTGCTAACTGTAACTTTTCTCGCTGTTCTTTTCCTTGAGACAGTTGTTGGAATATCCACCAATATTTTCATCATCTGCGTCATGTTTATTCACGATAGAAAAAGAAAAGTGGCAAAGGCTGGTGATGCAATTCTGGTTGCACTGGGTATCGCCAGCATTTGTCAGGGATCGTCAATAGCTTTTGACATATTAGCAAGATACTTTTGTCCTGAGATCTACAAAGAAATGTATGTATCCTACTTTGTGTCTTTTCTGGTTGCGTACAGTGACATGTCTTGTGCCTGGCTTACTGCGtgcctcttctttttttatttctcaAAAATCACCACCTTCAGCTGGCGTCCTCTACGCTGGGTGAAGCAAAAGATTAATACCGTCGTAAATTGGTTGATATTGGCATCTGAAATTGCATCTGTTTTTAGCTGTTTTCCAATCATCATTTCATTGATTAAACCCAAGAGCAATATTGGTGGCAACATCTTCACCAACACTTCCTCGGATACTTATGACATTGCTCCAGAAAATATTTATCTCATTTGTACCTATGCCCCAGTTTTTATTATAATTATCACAATAGCCTCCTCAGTGGCTTCCCTTAACCTACATGCTAAAAAAATGGAGAAGAACGTGGCGACCACtaccaataaaaatataaaaatgtatcaaTATATTGTGCACAATATGTTCTATCTTCTGTTGTTCTATGTAATGTATTATGTGTTAATGTTTCTCCTTTTATTTGATGTTTTTCCTGCCAACAATATTGGATATTGGATCCTGTTGATAGTTATGTTCTCTTTAACACCTGTTCAGTCACTTTTCCTAATTGTTGTTACCCCCAAACTGAAGAAAGCCTGGATTCATGTTTTCAGTCTCATCAAAGAGAAGGTGTTTGTGTGCTTGAATGTTGGGTAA